A window from Balearica regulorum gibbericeps isolate bBalReg1 chromosome 1, bBalReg1.pri, whole genome shotgun sequence encodes these proteins:
- the ATP5PF gene encoding ATP synthase peripheral stalk subunit F6, mitochondrial, translating to MILHQILRLSSLFRSAVSIHLRRNIGLSAIVFNKAKELDPVQKLFLDKIREYNTKSKQAGGPVDVGPEFQKDMNESLARLQRAYGEGDLTKFPEFKFQEPNFEETPK from the exons ATGATTCTGCATCAGATTCTGCgactttcttccctctttcgGTCTGCTGTTTCCATTCACTTGCGCAGAAACATTGGGCTTTCTGCTATTGTCTTTAATAAGGCAAAAGAGCTTGATCCAGTTCAGAAGCTCTTCTTGGATAAGATTAGAGAATACAACACAAAGAGCAA GCAAGCTGGAGGGCCTGTTGATGTGGGCCCTGAGTTTCAGAAAGACATGAATGAATCCCTTGCTAGACTTCAACGGGCGTATGGTGAGGGAGATCTAACCAAGTTTCCAGAATTTAAATTTCAGG AGCCCAACTTTGAGGAGACTCCAAAATGA
- the GABPA gene encoding GA-binding protein alpha chain: protein MTKREAEELIEIEIDGTEKQECTEESIVEQTYTTAEFVSQAIDINEPIGNLKKLLEPRLQCSLDAHEICLQDIPLDPDRSLFDQGVKTDGTVQLSVQVISRQGIEPKLNILEIVKPVETVEVVIDPDAHHAEAEAHLVEEAQVITLDGTKHITTISDETSEQVTRWAAALEGYRKEQERLGIPYDPVQWSTDQVLHWVVWVMKEFSMTDIDLNALSIPGRELCSLSQEDFFQRVPRGEILWSHLELLRKYVLASQEHSGEIATVTIDQPVQIIPASVQPATPTTIKVINSSAKAAKVQRAPRISGEDRSSPGNRTGNNGQIQLWQFLLELLTDKDARDCISWVGDEGEFKLNQPELVAQKWGQRKNKPTMNYEKLSRALRYYYDGDMICKVQGKRFVYKFVCDLKTLIGYSAAELNRLVTECEQKKLAKMQLHGIAQPVTAVALATASLQTEKDN from the exons ATGACtaagagagaggcagaggagctgaTAGAAATAGAAATTGATGGAACTGAGAAACAGGAGTGCACTGAAGAAAG CATCGTTGAGCAAACCTACACCACAGCAGAATTTGTGAGTCAAGCTATTGACATCAATGAACCCATTGGAAATCTTAAGAAGTTGCTGGAACCCAGACTGCAGTGTTCCTTGGATGCACATGAAATTTGCCTGCAAGATATCCCG CTGGACCCAGATCGAAGCCTGTTTGATCAAGGAGTAAAAACAGATGGAACAGTGCAACTCAGTGTGCAAGTAATATCTAGGCAAG GGATAGAGCCTAAGTTAAACATCCTTGAAATTGTGAAGCCTGTGGAGACTGTGGAGGTAGTGATTGATCCAGATGCTCATCATGCAGAGGCTGAAGCTCACCTTGTTGAGGAAGCTCAAGTGATAACCTTGGATGGAACAAAACATATTACAACAATTTCAGATGAGACCTCTGAACAAGTGACACGATGGGCTGCAGCATTGGAAGGCTACCGAAAGGAGCAGGAGCGCCTTGGAATACCCTATG aCCCAGTGCAGTGGTCGACAGATCAGGTCCTCCACTGGGTGGTATGGGTGATGAAGGAGTTCAGCATGACTGACATTGACCTCAATGCGCTCAGCATTCCCGGGCGGGAGCTCTGCAGCCTCAGTCAAGAAGACTTCTTCCAGCGCGTGCCACGGGGAGAAATCCTGTGGAGCCATTTGGAGCTTCTTCGAAAGT ATGTGTTGGCTAGCCAAGAACACTCTGGAGAAATAGCAACTGTTACTATTGATCAGC ctgTGCAGATTATTCCAGCATCTGTACAGCCTGCTACCCCAACCACCATTAAAGTAATAAACAGCAGTGCAAAGGCAGCTAAAGTACAGAGAGCTCCAAGGATCTCTGGGGAAGACAGAAGTTCCCCTGGGAACAGAACAG GAAACAATGGCCAGATCCAGTTGTGGCAGTTTTTATTAGAACTTCTCACTGACAAAGATGCTCGGGACTGTATTTCTTGGGTTGGTGACGAAGGAGAGTTTAAATTGAATCAACCTGAACTGGTTGCGCAGAAATGGGGACAGCGCAAAAACAAACCCACGATGAACTATGAGAAGCTTAGTCGGGCTTTGAG ATATTACTATGATGGAGACATGATCTGCAAAGTACAAGGCAAGAGGTTTGTGTACAAATTTGTCTGCGACTTGAAAACTCTCATTGGATACAGCGCAGCAGAGTTGAATCGGTTGGTCACGGAATGCGAGCAGAAGAAACTAGCCAAGATGCAGCTCCATGGCATTGCACAGCCAGTTACAGCAGTGGCACTAGCTACAGCATCCCTGCAAACAGAGAAAGATAATTAA